In a genomic window of Onychostoma macrolepis isolate SWU-2019 chromosome 08, ASM1243209v1, whole genome shotgun sequence:
- the ulk1a gene encoding serine/threonine-protein kinase ULK1a isoform X1 has product MEIVGKFEFNRKDLIGHGAFAVVFKGRHKQKHDFEVAVKCINKKNLAKSQSLLGKEIRILKELKHENIVSLLDFQEISGCVYLVMEYCNGGDLAEYLHSKGSLSEDTIRVLLQQLAGAMSVLRSKGIIHRDLKPQNILLSYSTGRRSNPNNICIKLADFGFARYLQGNTMAATLCGSPMYMAPEVITSQNYDAKADLWSVGTIIYQCLTGKAPFQASTPQELRQFYERNRSLSPSIPRETSSHLRHLLLGLLQRNHGERMDFDEFFHHPFLEASTSMKKSSPVPMPTYPSSASRSSSSGSSTSRLTPTQSETEAPRPLPQTNPTPSPGSLLKDSSSSDSDDFVMVPAQFTSELVSAGGQDSLMRSGSSLMCVGRTPSSSPSVRATPSPSRPLESCASSYAQSVPVPVPTQKHNYQRMEQNLQVSDRTAAPVQHSCSNGVPRCGRIGCSPESGGFRPYLPSPQVGNVPETPNQPESVGSRTGLHTAAIDKNLTHRLRGHRHNPESVVHRWDLCRRPISGQTPSTALVQRGLITRNKTMSDLKNLAQFPATGPRVPLLRPAERRDTVKRSLSTGRLSDKLLKAVFGHQFDSGSCESLNSEKPMDTTAPPGVSDGTEPGSSSPAGVVFMLGSPEYGHTPPHATRPRRFSVGTPSPTSPGWTNGHLHEAYSSPDSLRYGYTDATATNRCEGVTFVPPELPEETLMEEGHTDLLSQLRFILAFAHCITEVAGTKDSGIERNMTLDASFLEQSVVADQISLLSHEWSSAEQLVLYMKCAELLSSALHTAMAGIKEGKLYPSGSVKQVVRKLNEMYKKSVNSCRSLTEKLQLFFSSKQRLMDRINSITAERLIYTHTIQTVQTAALDEMFHCGETSVERYHKALLLMEGLSLFITETADLNNINKCKQCIERRLSSLQPKGCV; this is encoded by the exons ATGGAAATCGTTGGAAAATTCGAGTTCAACAGGAAGGACTTGATAGGACACGGCGCTTTTGCTGTGGTGTTCAAAGGAAGACATAAACAG AAACATGATTTTGAAGTGGCGGTGAAATGCATTAACAAGAAAAACCTCGCCAAATCACAGTCCCTCCTAGGAAAAGAAATAAGGATATTAAAG GAGCTGAAACATGAGAACATTGTCAGTTTGTTGGACTTTCAG GAGATATCGGGATGTGTCTATCTTGTCATGGAG TACTGCAATGGAGGAGACTTGGCCGAGTATTTACACT CTAAAGGCTCTCTGAGCGAGGACACGATCCGTGTGTTGCTGCAGCAGTTAGCGGGAGCCATGAGTGTTTTAAGGAGTAAAGGCATCATCCATCGTGACCTGAAGCCCCAAAATATTCTTCTTTCATACAGCACTGGGCGCAGGTCCAACCCCAACAACATCTGCATCAAGCTGG CTGATTTTGGCTTTGCACGGTATCTGCAGGGAAACACGATGGCTGCTACACTCTGTGGCTCTCCAATGTACATG GCTCCTGAGGTCATCACGTCTCAGAATTATGATGCCAAAGCTGACCTGTGGAGTGTAGGGACCATCATCTACCAGTGCTTGACTGGCAAAGCCCCATTTCAG GCGAGCACTCCTCAGGAACTGCGGCAGTTCTATGAAAGAAACCGGAGCCTGAGTCCCAG TATTCCACGGGAAACCTCCAGTCACCTCAGGCATCTTCTACTTGGGTTGCTGCAGAGGAACCACGGGGAACGCATGGACTTCG ATGAATTTTTCCACCATCCTTTCCTGGAGGCTAGTACATCCATGAAGAAAT CCTCTCCAGTGCCCATGCCCACCTATCCCAGCTCTGCCTCCAGGAGCTCCAGCAGCGGTTCCTCAACCTCTCGCCTCACTCCAACTCAG TCTGAAACTGAAGCTCCGAGGCCCCTCCCTCAAACAAACCCCACACCATCTCCAGGTTCCCTGCTGAAAGACTCATCTTCCTCAGACTCTGATGACTTTGTAATGGTGCCGGCTCAGTTCACCA GTGAACTAGTCAGTGCAGGAGGGCAGGACAGTCTGATGCGCAGCGG AAGCTCACTGATGTGTGTGGGTCGAACACCATCATCCTCCCCATCTGTCAGAGCCACCCCAAGCCCTTCCAG gcCTCTGGAGTCATGTGCCAGTAGTTATGCTCAGTCCGTGCCTGTTCCAGTGCCGACACAAAAGCACAACTACCAGAGGATGGAGCAGAACCTACAAGTGTCTGACAG GACAGCAGCACCTGTACAACACAGCTGCTCAAATGGGGTTCCAAGATGTGGGAGAATCGGGTGTTCTCCAGAATCAGGAGGATTCAGACCATATTTACCCTCCCCACAGG TGGGAAATGTTCCTGAAACACCCAATCAGCCTGAATCTGTTGGCAGCAGGACAGGGTTGCATACCGCAG CCATTGACAAAAACCTCACTCACAGACTCAGGGGTCATCGGCACAATCCAGAATCTGTTGTCCACAGA TGGGATTTGTGTCGGCGACCTATCTCTGGTCAAACTCCAAGTACAGCGCTGGTTCAGAGAGGCCTGATCACCCGAAACAAGACCATGTCTGACCTGAAAAATCTGGCACAGTTCCCGGCTACAGGGCCCCGCGTGCCACTTCTCAGGCCAGCGGAAAGAAGGGACACCGTCAAAAG GTCATTAAGTACCGGGCGTCTCTCAGATAAGCTGCTGAAGGCTGTATTTGGACATCAGTTTGACAGTGGCAGCTGTGAGAGCTTAAATTCAGAGAAACCCATGGACACAACAG CACCCCCTGGTGTCAGTGATGGCACAGAGCCGGGCTCAAGCAGTCCTGCTGGAGTTGTGTTCATGCTGGGCTCTCCTGAATATGGACACACACCTCCTCACGCCACTCGACCTAGACGCTTCTCAG TGGGCACTCCCAGCCCAACAAGCCCTGGCTGGACCAACGGTCATTTGCACGAGGCTTACAGCTCGCCTGATAGTCTGCGATATGGTTACACAGATGCCACGGCAACAAACCGATGTGAGGGTGTGACCTTTGTGCCACCTGAACTGCCAGAAGAGACGCTCATGGAG GAGGGGCATACAGACTTGCTGAGCCAACTACGCTTCATTTTAGCCTTTGCCCACTGCATCACAGAGGTCGCTGGAACAAAGGACAGTGGGATTGAAAGAAATATGACACTTGATGCTTCATTCTTAGAGCAGAGCGTGGTGGCCGACCAAATCAGCCTGCTGAGCCATGAGTGGAG CTCTGCAGAGCAGCTGGTCCTGTATATGAAGTGTGCTGAGCTgctgtcctctgcacttcacACAGCGATGGCTGGGATCAAAGAAGGCAAACTCTACCCATCAGGATCTGTTAAACAAG TAGTACGTAAGCTGAACGAGATGTATAAGAAGAGTGTGAACTCCTGCcgttctctcactgagaaactCCAGCTCTTCTTCAGCAGCAAACAAAGACTGATGGACCGCATCAACAGCATTACTGCTGAGAGACTCATCTACACACACACCATTCAGACG GTACAGACGGCAGCACTGGATGAGATGTTTCATTGTGGAGAAACCTCTGTAGAACGATACCATAAGGCCTTACTGCTGATGGAGGGTCTGTCCTTATTTATTACAGAGACTGCAGATCTAAACAATATCAACAAAT GTAAACAGTGTATTGAGCGACGGCTCTCCTCCCTCCAGCCCAAAGGATGTGTGTGA
- the ulk1a gene encoding serine/threonine-protein kinase ULK1a isoform X2 → MAATLCGSPMYMAPEVITSQNYDAKADLWSVGTIIYQCLTGKAPFQASTPQELRQFYERNRSLSPSIPRETSSHLRHLLLGLLQRNHGERMDFDEFFHHPFLEASTSMKKSSPVPMPTYPSSASRSSSSGSSTSRLTPTQSETEAPRPLPQTNPTPSPGSLLKDSSSSDSDDFVMVPAQFTSELVSAGGQDSLMRSGSSLMCVGRTPSSSPSVRATPSPSRPLESCASSYAQSVPVPVPTQKHNYQRMEQNLQVSDRTAAPVQHSCSNGVPRCGRIGCSPESGGFRPYLPSPQVGNVPETPNQPESVGSRTGLHTAAIDKNLTHRLRGHRHNPESVVHRWDLCRRPISGQTPSTALVQRGLITRNKTMSDLKNLAQFPATGPRVPLLRPAERRDTVKRSLSTGRLSDKLLKAVFGHQFDSGSCESLNSEKPMDTTAPPGVSDGTEPGSSSPAGVVFMLGSPEYGHTPPHATRPRRFSVGTPSPTSPGWTNGHLHEAYSSPDSLRYGYTDATATNRCEGVTFVPPELPEETLMEEGHTDLLSQLRFILAFAHCITEVAGTKDSGIERNMTLDASFLEQSVVADQISLLSHEWSSAEQLVLYMKCAELLSSALHTAMAGIKEGKLYPSGSVKQVVRKLNEMYKKSVNSCRSLTEKLQLFFSSKQRLMDRINSITAERLIYTHTIQTVQTAALDEMFHCGETSVERYHKALLLMEGLSLFITETADLNNINKCKQCIERRLSSLQPKGCV, encoded by the exons ATGGCTGCTACACTCTGTGGCTCTCCAATGTACATG GCTCCTGAGGTCATCACGTCTCAGAATTATGATGCCAAAGCTGACCTGTGGAGTGTAGGGACCATCATCTACCAGTGCTTGACTGGCAAAGCCCCATTTCAG GCGAGCACTCCTCAGGAACTGCGGCAGTTCTATGAAAGAAACCGGAGCCTGAGTCCCAG TATTCCACGGGAAACCTCCAGTCACCTCAGGCATCTTCTACTTGGGTTGCTGCAGAGGAACCACGGGGAACGCATGGACTTCG ATGAATTTTTCCACCATCCTTTCCTGGAGGCTAGTACATCCATGAAGAAAT CCTCTCCAGTGCCCATGCCCACCTATCCCAGCTCTGCCTCCAGGAGCTCCAGCAGCGGTTCCTCAACCTCTCGCCTCACTCCAACTCAG TCTGAAACTGAAGCTCCGAGGCCCCTCCCTCAAACAAACCCCACACCATCTCCAGGTTCCCTGCTGAAAGACTCATCTTCCTCAGACTCTGATGACTTTGTAATGGTGCCGGCTCAGTTCACCA GTGAACTAGTCAGTGCAGGAGGGCAGGACAGTCTGATGCGCAGCGG AAGCTCACTGATGTGTGTGGGTCGAACACCATCATCCTCCCCATCTGTCAGAGCCACCCCAAGCCCTTCCAG gcCTCTGGAGTCATGTGCCAGTAGTTATGCTCAGTCCGTGCCTGTTCCAGTGCCGACACAAAAGCACAACTACCAGAGGATGGAGCAGAACCTACAAGTGTCTGACAG GACAGCAGCACCTGTACAACACAGCTGCTCAAATGGGGTTCCAAGATGTGGGAGAATCGGGTGTTCTCCAGAATCAGGAGGATTCAGACCATATTTACCCTCCCCACAGG TGGGAAATGTTCCTGAAACACCCAATCAGCCTGAATCTGTTGGCAGCAGGACAGGGTTGCATACCGCAG CCATTGACAAAAACCTCACTCACAGACTCAGGGGTCATCGGCACAATCCAGAATCTGTTGTCCACAGA TGGGATTTGTGTCGGCGACCTATCTCTGGTCAAACTCCAAGTACAGCGCTGGTTCAGAGAGGCCTGATCACCCGAAACAAGACCATGTCTGACCTGAAAAATCTGGCACAGTTCCCGGCTACAGGGCCCCGCGTGCCACTTCTCAGGCCAGCGGAAAGAAGGGACACCGTCAAAAG GTCATTAAGTACCGGGCGTCTCTCAGATAAGCTGCTGAAGGCTGTATTTGGACATCAGTTTGACAGTGGCAGCTGTGAGAGCTTAAATTCAGAGAAACCCATGGACACAACAG CACCCCCTGGTGTCAGTGATGGCACAGAGCCGGGCTCAAGCAGTCCTGCTGGAGTTGTGTTCATGCTGGGCTCTCCTGAATATGGACACACACCTCCTCACGCCACTCGACCTAGACGCTTCTCAG TGGGCACTCCCAGCCCAACAAGCCCTGGCTGGACCAACGGTCATTTGCACGAGGCTTACAGCTCGCCTGATAGTCTGCGATATGGTTACACAGATGCCACGGCAACAAACCGATGTGAGGGTGTGACCTTTGTGCCACCTGAACTGCCAGAAGAGACGCTCATGGAG GAGGGGCATACAGACTTGCTGAGCCAACTACGCTTCATTTTAGCCTTTGCCCACTGCATCACAGAGGTCGCTGGAACAAAGGACAGTGGGATTGAAAGAAATATGACACTTGATGCTTCATTCTTAGAGCAGAGCGTGGTGGCCGACCAAATCAGCCTGCTGAGCCATGAGTGGAG CTCTGCAGAGCAGCTGGTCCTGTATATGAAGTGTGCTGAGCTgctgtcctctgcacttcacACAGCGATGGCTGGGATCAAAGAAGGCAAACTCTACCCATCAGGATCTGTTAAACAAG TAGTACGTAAGCTGAACGAGATGTATAAGAAGAGTGTGAACTCCTGCcgttctctcactgagaaactCCAGCTCTTCTTCAGCAGCAAACAAAGACTGATGGACCGCATCAACAGCATTACTGCTGAGAGACTCATCTACACACACACCATTCAGACG GTACAGACGGCAGCACTGGATGAGATGTTTCATTGTGGAGAAACCTCTGTAGAACGATACCATAAGGCCTTACTGCTGATGGAGGGTCTGTCCTTATTTATTACAGAGACTGCAGATCTAAACAATATCAACAAAT GTAAACAGTGTATTGAGCGACGGCTCTCCTCCCTCCAGCCCAAAGGATGTGTGTGA